The genome window AGGAGATGCAGCGTGCCATGGCGCGCCAGGCCGAGGCAGAGCGTGAGCGACGCGCCAAGATCATCGCCGCGGACGGCGAATATCAGGCGGCCGAGAAACTGCACATGGCCTCGGTGGTGATAGCCAAGGAGCCGATTGCGCTTCAGCTGCGCTTCCTGCAGACACTGGTCGAGATCGCCAGCGAGAAAAACTCGACCACGATCCTGCCCGTGCCGATCGATATCATCAGGCCCTTTATGAAAATATTGGAGAAGCACGCCGGGGAAGATTAGGACTAATCGCGAGTTCGACAACGTGCACCCGACCCGGCCTCAAGGGAGGCCGGGTTTTCCTGTTCTACCGATAATGGCCCGAACAGCAACGGTCGGCAGGTTCTGGTAATATGCGGTTGTCGGCGAGGCACTGAACGACCACAGCTCGACCCGGCATTACTTTAAGCACAATACGTTGCACACGATGGAGCAGCTTTGCAGCTAAGCGATTTCGATTACGACTTACCACCGGGGCTGATCGCCCAGCGCCCCCCGGATCGTCGCAGCGACTCGCGTCTGATGTGGCTCGACCGGAACAGCGGGTGGACCGCGGATCGCCGCATCGGCGATCTACCCGAGCTGCTCAAGCCCGGCGACCTGCTGGTAACCAACGATACTCGCGTCTTCCCCGCGCGGCTGCAGGGACGTAAGCCCAGCGGCGGTCAGGTCGAGCTGTTGCTCGTCGAGCCGTTGGGGCAACGCCCGGGTTGGCATCGATGGCTGGCCCTGGGCCGTTCAAGCAAGGGGCTCAAGCTCAAGCAGACCGTGGTGCTGTCCGGCAACGTGCGCGCCAAGGTCAGACAAGTGCTCGGCGATGGTAAGTTTGAGATCGAGATCAACCATCGCGGTGATCACGAGCAGCTGATGAAGTACATCGACGAGGCCGGCAGCATGCCGTTGCCGCCCTACATCAAACGTGAAGCTGACGAGCACGACGTCGAGCGCTATCAAACAATCTACGCGCGAAATATCGGTGCGGTGGCAGCACCCACTGCCGGGCTGCATTTTACCGACCAATTGTTTGCTAAGCTCAAGCGCCGCGGCGTGAAGCACTGTAGCGTGACCCTGCACGTGGGACCGGGAACGTTTTTGCCGATGCGTGTGGAAGACCCCCGGGAACATCAGCTCGAGCCCGAAGCATACGCCATCAGCGAGCAGGCCGCGCAACAGATCGAGGCCACGCGCAAGTCCGGTGGAAGGATCGTGGCCGTGGGCACGACCGTCGTCCGCACTCTTGAGGGTGCTGCTGCGTCAGGTTCGATCCATGAATGTTCGGGTCGCAGCGGACTGCTGATCTATCCGGGGTTCGAGTTCCGCGCGGTTGACCTGTTGCTGACCAACTTTCACGTGCCGCGATCATCGCTGCTGATGCTGGTCAGCGCCTTTGCCGGGACCGAGCATCTGCTCGCGGCCTATCGACGTGCCGTGGAACTGGGCTACCGTTTCTACAGCTACGGCGACGCGATGCTGATCGGGCCGGGGCTGACGCGTTGAGCACGGACTTTAAATTCGAACTGCTAGGCCGTGACAAAGCGGGCCGCGCACGGCGTGGTCGGGTCGCCACGCGCCACGGAACGTTCGAAACTCCCGCGTTCATGCCGGTGGGCACGCAGGGAACCGTCAAGGCGCTGGCCCCGGACGATCTACGCGCCACGGGCAGCCAAATCGTGCTCTCCAACACCTACCACCTGATGATCCGGCCCGGCGCCCAGGCGGTCCACGATCAGGGCGGCCTGGCCTCGTTCATGGGCTGGCACGGGCCGACCCTCACCGACTCCGGAGGATTCCAGGTCTTCAGCCTGGCCGAGCTTTGCCGGATCGATGAGAACGGCGCAC of Candidatus Alcyoniella australis contains these proteins:
- the queA gene encoding tRNA preQ1(34) S-adenosylmethionine ribosyltransferase-isomerase QueA: MQLSDFDYDLPPGLIAQRPPDRRSDSRLMWLDRNSGWTADRRIGDLPELLKPGDLLVTNDTRVFPARLQGRKPSGGQVELLLVEPLGQRPGWHRWLALGRSSKGLKLKQTVVLSGNVRAKVRQVLGDGKFEIEINHRGDHEQLMKYIDEAGSMPLPPYIKREADEHDVERYQTIYARNIGAVAAPTAGLHFTDQLFAKLKRRGVKHCSVTLHVGPGTFLPMRVEDPREHQLEPEAYAISEQAAQQIEATRKSGGRIVAVGTTVVRTLEGAAASGSIHECSGRSGLLIYPGFEFRAVDLLLTNFHVPRSSLLMLVSAFAGTEHLLAAYRRAVELGYRFYSYGDAMLIGPGLTR